Proteins co-encoded in one Arthrobacter globiformis genomic window:
- a CDS encoding site-specific integrase, with the protein MNGSVYKRCSCPTADLPLDQRTGKRRPCSKQHGSWWFHTRGPVDAATGKPKRISRGGYRNKRDAEVALAEVTAQIRSGIWTDDHRVTVSAWLDAWLVRKQANGLRPATVRVYRQHIDDYLKPFLGSILLRDLRPGHVADMLARLQTNPGTGGHSLSPNTLTRVHACLRSALSTAVKMRLVAFNAARDVELPKVTRKRVKPWQPAELGAFLDAVQNDRLGALFETVAASGMRRGEACGLRWDDLDPGAGVITVRQQLTERSGDDSVCPFCGRNHQGLAFATPKTDSGEYRKIELDQVTAGVLLHHQVQQGLEKMAWGDAYSDHGLVFCREDGNPLSPSHVTGLFHKLTDAVQLPDGFKLRRVRLHDLRHGQASLMLAAGVDMNIISKRLGHARSSFTADTYAHMLDGVGRDAAEKAASLIPRRIVAGNN; encoded by the coding sequence ATGAATGGCTCCGTATACAAGCGGTGCTCATGCCCGACAGCTGACTTGCCCCTTGACCAACGAACAGGTAAGCGACGCCCGTGCTCCAAACAACACGGGTCTTGGTGGTTCCACACTCGCGGACCCGTTGACGCAGCCACTGGGAAGCCGAAGAGGATCTCACGCGGAGGATACCGGAATAAGCGGGATGCTGAAGTGGCGCTCGCAGAGGTGACAGCACAGATCAGGTCAGGGATCTGGACCGATGACCACAGGGTGACAGTCTCCGCCTGGTTGGACGCTTGGCTGGTTCGAAAGCAAGCTAATGGCTTGAGGCCGGCCACTGTTCGCGTGTACCGCCAGCACATAGACGACTACCTCAAACCATTCCTTGGGTCCATCCTACTCCGTGACCTGCGCCCCGGACACGTGGCCGACATGCTGGCTCGGCTGCAGACCAACCCTGGCACCGGCGGCCACAGCCTCTCCCCCAACACCCTCACACGGGTCCACGCGTGCCTTCGCTCAGCGCTGAGCACAGCCGTGAAGATGCGGCTGGTAGCTTTCAACGCTGCCCGCGACGTTGAACTTCCGAAGGTGACAAGGAAGCGTGTGAAGCCTTGGCAGCCTGCCGAGCTGGGAGCATTTCTGGACGCGGTGCAGAACGACCGTCTGGGCGCCTTGTTCGAGACGGTGGCCGCGTCCGGGATGCGGCGAGGCGAGGCGTGCGGGCTCAGATGGGACGACCTTGACCCAGGAGCTGGTGTTATCACGGTTAGGCAGCAGTTGACCGAGCGGTCCGGTGACGACTCCGTCTGCCCGTTCTGCGGGCGCAACCACCAAGGGCTCGCGTTCGCCACTCCGAAAACCGACTCTGGTGAATACCGCAAGATCGAGTTGGATCAGGTGACCGCCGGGGTGCTGCTCCACCACCAGGTACAGCAGGGGCTGGAGAAGATGGCGTGGGGCGACGCGTACAGCGACCACGGGTTGGTGTTTTGCCGGGAGGACGGGAACCCGCTTTCTCCGAGTCACGTCACCGGCCTGTTTCATAAGCTCACCGACGCGGTGCAACTCCCGGACGGGTTCAAGCTGCGCAGGGTGAGGCTGCATGACCTCCGCCACGGCCAGGCATCGCTGATGTTGGCTGCCGGAGTGGACATGAACATCATCTCCAAGCGGCTTGGCCACGCCCGATCGTCGTTCACCGCCGATACTTACGCGCACATGCTGGACGGCGTGGGCAGGGACGCAGCTGAGAAAGCCGCATCGCTAATACCGCGACGCATTGTGGCCGGAAACAACTAG
- a CDS encoding recombinase family protein, translated as MEKARDGQRKPLALAYIRVSTLEQAEQGASLEAQKNVLTAEAAIRNWDVEVIADEGVSAKSLKRPGLQMALAKLDSGEADYLLSVRLDRVSRSVSDFAGLLDRAGRKGWGLALLSPNIDTSDAAGRFTGNVLASAAQYERELNGARTREGMAQRRAEGVKLGRPRSLATGVSDEIVSLHRHGRSLSGIARELNDRGVPTAQGGARWYAATVKRIIDSRANNQTWTAAPRTD; from the coding sequence GTGGAAAAGGCCCGTGACGGTCAAAGGAAACCCCTAGCACTCGCGTATATACGAGTATCTACCCTAGAGCAGGCGGAACAGGGCGCTTCCTTGGAAGCCCAGAAAAACGTACTTACGGCAGAAGCTGCTATCAGGAATTGGGACGTTGAAGTCATCGCAGACGAGGGAGTCAGTGCGAAAAGTTTGAAGCGCCCAGGTTTGCAAATGGCGCTGGCGAAATTGGATTCTGGCGAGGCTGATTACCTCCTTTCTGTAAGACTTGACCGAGTCAGTCGTTCTGTGTCTGACTTCGCTGGGCTGCTTGACCGTGCTGGCCGTAAAGGCTGGGGTCTTGCCCTGCTTTCTCCCAACATCGACACGTCTGACGCTGCAGGCCGCTTCACGGGCAACGTATTAGCCTCTGCCGCACAGTACGAGCGGGAACTTAATGGCGCGCGCACGCGCGAAGGAATGGCCCAGCGAAGAGCCGAAGGGGTCAAGCTTGGCAGGCCTCGTAGCCTTGCCACAGGAGTCTCCGATGAGATAGTCAGCTTGCACAGACACGGGCGGTCCCTAAGCGGTATCGCCAGGGAGTTGAACGACCGAGGAGTTCCGACCGCTCAGGGCGGAGCTCGGTGGTACGCCGCAACAGTCAAGAGAATCATAGATTCCAGGGCTAATAATCAGACCTGGACAGCAGCGCCTAGAACGGATTGA
- a CDS encoding pentapeptide repeat-containing protein — MKVAERYVPPKPSRPPSTDIRRDKRSWKRDALVALASAGLVAFLSLAFQAALDDRRSSHETRLENLRFVRERSSADPSSPRPFREMDLENQNLSGLGLAGADMEEALLNDAVFSRAKLPKVNLKEAKMVHVRVSDSDFSASDLSYSNLRSSSFSYTDLSGTNLHASDLSKTYFQHVNFTDADLTLARLDGAKLDQSILAGAKLVGDRGETICYDEETEWPEGFTPPPENEERCETVTYG; from the coding sequence ATGAAAGTTGCTGAACGGTATGTGCCGCCTAAACCGAGCCGTCCTCCTAGCACAGACATAAGACGTGACAAACGTAGCTGGAAGCGTGACGCGCTGGTTGCTCTCGCTTCAGCCGGGCTGGTCGCCTTTCTGTCGCTGGCTTTCCAGGCGGCACTGGACGACAGACGATCCAGTCACGAAACTCGGCTAGAAAACCTACGCTTTGTTCGCGAACGTTCCTCTGCGGATCCCTCGTCCCCTCGACCTTTTCGAGAGATGGACTTGGAGAATCAGAATCTATCGGGACTTGGGCTCGCAGGGGCTGACATGGAGGAAGCACTACTTAACGACGCCGTCTTCAGTCGGGCGAAGCTCCCGAAAGTAAACCTCAAAGAAGCCAAAATGGTGCACGTTCGGGTGAGCGACTCCGACTTCTCTGCCTCGGACCTGTCCTATTCGAACCTTCGAAGTTCCAGTTTCTCGTACACCGACTTGTCGGGTACGAACCTGCACGCGTCCGATTTGAGCAAAACCTACTTTCAACACGTCAACTTCACCGACGCTGATCTCACGCTTGCCCGTCTCGACGGCGCCAAACTGGACCAATCCATCCTTGCCGGAGCGAAACTTGTGGGTGATCGTGGAGAAACTATTTGTTATGACGAGGAGACCGAGTGGCCTGAAGGGTTCACGCCGCCCCCGGAGAATGAAGAGCGTTGCGAGACAGTTACATATGGCTAG
- a CDS encoding MFS transporter: MGKLLADITPLRESPDFRRLWLGSAVSNVGSQLTLVAVGLEVYRLTQDSLYVGLLSIFALVPLVLGGLLGGSIADSHDRRTVALLSSAVLWLTTGGLALQAWLQVGNVWLLYALVAVQSGAQAINQPARSAIIPALLRKELLPAANALNMVTFGLSMTAGPLLAGVLVASIGFGWTYTLDVVSFVFAFWALLKLPPMPPGKEAGRAGMRSVVEGFRFLGTRPNLRMTFILDLIAMILAQPRALLPAIGALMIGGGETTVGILLASVAVGAFLAGLFSGPLGAVQRQGSAVAWSVMGWGASFAAFGLVVVLAGRSGSGGVTFWLVPAAICCGLAGIADSVSAVFRTTILQAATPDHLRGRLQGVFIVVVAGGPRLGDMLAGAGTKILSEGWVLLLGGLLCIVVAWTVARWQSGFLKYDARNPVP; encoded by the coding sequence GTGGGAAAACTTCTGGCTGACATCACTCCGCTGCGCGAGAGCCCGGATTTCCGGCGGCTTTGGCTGGGGTCGGCGGTCTCCAATGTGGGCAGCCAGCTCACCCTCGTGGCGGTGGGCCTGGAGGTATACCGGCTCACCCAGGACAGCCTGTACGTCGGGCTGCTGAGTATCTTTGCCCTGGTGCCGCTGGTGCTGGGCGGCCTGCTGGGCGGGTCCATCGCCGACTCCCATGACCGCCGGACGGTGGCGCTTCTGTCGTCCGCAGTGCTGTGGCTGACCACGGGCGGGCTCGCCCTCCAGGCCTGGCTGCAGGTGGGCAATGTATGGCTGCTGTACGCCCTCGTGGCCGTGCAAAGCGGTGCCCAGGCGATCAACCAGCCTGCCCGCAGCGCCATCATTCCCGCGCTGTTGCGGAAGGAGCTCCTGCCGGCCGCCAACGCACTGAACATGGTGACGTTCGGGCTGTCCATGACGGCGGGGCCGCTGCTCGCCGGTGTCCTGGTGGCCAGCATCGGCTTCGGGTGGACGTACACGCTGGATGTTGTCAGCTTCGTCTTTGCCTTCTGGGCCCTGCTGAAGCTTCCTCCCATGCCGCCCGGTAAGGAGGCGGGCCGGGCCGGGATGCGGTCCGTCGTGGAGGGCTTCCGGTTCCTGGGCACGCGGCCCAACCTGCGGATGACGTTCATCCTCGACCTCATCGCGATGATCCTCGCCCAGCCGCGTGCACTGCTGCCGGCCATCGGCGCCCTCATGATCGGCGGCGGGGAAACCACCGTGGGCATCCTGCTGGCGTCCGTGGCGGTGGGGGCTTTCCTCGCCGGCCTCTTTTCCGGGCCGCTTGGCGCGGTGCAGCGGCAGGGGAGTGCGGTGGCCTGGTCGGTTATGGGCTGGGGCGCTTCTTTTGCGGCGTTCGGCCTCGTGGTGGTCCTGGCCGGGCGGTCCGGCTCCGGCGGCGTCACTTTCTGGCTGGTTCCGGCGGCAATATGTTGCGGCCTGGCGGGCATCGCGGACTCGGTGAGTGCCGTCTTCCGCACCACCATCCTGCAGGCCGCGACCCCGGACCACCTTCGCGGCCGGCTGCAGGGAGTCTTCATTGTGGTGGTCGCGGGAGGGCCGCGGCTGGGCGACATGCTGGCAGGCGCCGGCACTAAAATTCTTAGTGAGGGCTGGGTCCTGCTGCTCGGCGGCCTCCTTTGCATCGTCGTGGCCTGGACGGTGGCGCGGTGGCAATCCGGCTTCCTGAAGTACGACGCGCGGAATCCCGTTCCGTAG
- a CDS encoding YajQ family cyclic di-GMP-binding protein, whose product MAGESTFDVVSKVDKQEVANALNQAQKEIAQRYDFKGVGAEVDFSGEKILMKANSEERVLAVLDVLQSKLIRRGISLKSLDTGEPYASGKEFRLEASIKEGIAQDLAKKINKLIRDEAPKSVKSQIQGDELRVTSKSRDDLQATMALLKDFDEADLQFVNFRS is encoded by the coding sequence ATGGCAGGCGAGTCCACATTCGACGTCGTAAGCAAGGTAGACAAGCAGGAGGTGGCCAACGCGCTGAACCAGGCGCAGAAGGAAATCGCCCAGCGGTATGACTTCAAGGGCGTCGGTGCCGAGGTCGACTTCAGCGGCGAAAAGATCCTGATGAAGGCGAACTCAGAGGAGCGCGTCCTGGCCGTCCTTGACGTGCTGCAGTCCAAGCTCATCCGCCGCGGCATCTCGCTCAAGTCCCTGGACACCGGCGAGCCCTACGCGTCCGGCAAGGAATTCCGGCTGGAGGCCTCCATCAAGGAAGGCATCGCACAGGACCTCGCCAAGAAGATCAACAAGCTCATCCGCGACGAAGCCCCGAAATCCGTCAAGTCCCAGATCCAGGGCGACGAACTCCGCGTCACGTCCAAGTCCCGCGACGACCTGCAGGCCACCATGGCCCTGCTGAAGGACTTCGACGAGGCAGACCTTCAGTTCGTCAACTTCCGCAGCTAG
- a CDS encoding Fur family transcriptional regulator has product MTDHLESHEAWAAALRAHGRRVTKQRLAVLAAVEHHPHSPAENILAAAREELPELTAQSVYVVLGDLTDLHMLRRFEPPHSPALYETRVGDNHHHAICISCGRVEDVDCAVGHAPCLTPHWNEDSHPMTIQIADVMYQGICGECQRAQKLPANVNDK; this is encoded by the coding sequence ATGACCGATCACCTCGAAAGCCACGAAGCATGGGCCGCGGCCCTACGCGCCCACGGCCGACGGGTGACCAAGCAGCGTCTGGCGGTCCTGGCCGCCGTCGAGCATCACCCGCACTCCCCGGCGGAAAACATCCTTGCGGCTGCCCGCGAGGAACTGCCGGAACTGACGGCGCAGTCCGTGTATGTGGTGCTGGGTGATCTGACGGACCTGCACATGCTGCGCAGGTTCGAACCTCCGCACTCCCCTGCACTGTATGAGACGCGGGTGGGCGACAACCATCACCACGCGATCTGCATCAGCTGCGGGCGGGTTGAGGACGTCGACTGTGCTGTCGGCCATGCCCCGTGCCTGACCCCGCACTGGAACGAGGATTCCCATCCCATGACCATCCAGATCGCGGATGTCATGTACCAGGGGATCTGCGGCGAGTGCCAGCGGGCCCAAAAACTTCCTGCAAACGTAAATGACAAGTAG
- the htpX gene encoding zinc metalloprotease HtpX, which translates to MHNHHNGLKTAALFGVLWAILLGLGALIAANTRSSAPILVMALIGLGTTAYGYWNSDKIALRSMQAYPVSEAQAPQLYQMVRELSARANQPMPRIYVSPTMAPNAFATGRNPQNAAVCCTEGILQLLTPRELRGVLGHELMHVYNRDILTSSVAAAVAGVITSVGQMLLFFGGGDRRNSNPLALIAMALLAPLAASLIQVAISRTREYDADEDGSQLTGDPLALASALRKIHQGVQAAPLPQDQRLVNASHLMIANPFRGGGLSKLFATHPPMQDRISRLERMAGGPLS; encoded by the coding sequence TTGCACAATCACCACAACGGGCTGAAAACGGCGGCGCTGTTCGGCGTGCTGTGGGCGATCCTGCTGGGCCTCGGCGCCCTCATTGCCGCCAATACCCGGAGCTCGGCCCCGATCCTGGTCATGGCGCTGATCGGCCTGGGGACCACGGCCTACGGCTACTGGAACAGCGACAAGATCGCGCTCCGGTCCATGCAGGCCTACCCCGTCTCCGAAGCCCAGGCACCGCAGCTGTACCAGATGGTCCGGGAGCTGTCCGCCCGCGCCAACCAGCCAATGCCGCGGATTTACGTCTCACCCACCATGGCTCCCAACGCCTTCGCCACCGGGCGGAACCCGCAGAACGCAGCCGTCTGCTGCACCGAGGGGATCCTGCAGCTCCTCACCCCGCGGGAACTGCGGGGTGTCCTCGGCCACGAGCTCATGCACGTCTACAACCGCGACATCCTGACCTCGTCCGTGGCCGCGGCGGTGGCCGGCGTCATCACCTCGGTGGGGCAGATGCTGCTGTTCTTTGGCGGCGGGGACAGGCGCAATTCGAACCCGCTGGCCCTCATCGCCATGGCGCTGCTGGCACCGCTGGCAGCGTCCCTGATCCAGGTGGCCATCTCGCGCACCCGGGAGTACGACGCCGACGAGGACGGTTCGCAGCTCACCGGCGATCCGCTGGCGCTCGCCTCCGCCCTGCGCAAGATCCACCAGGGCGTCCAGGCCGCGCCGCTGCCGCAGGACCAGCGGCTGGTCAACGCCTCGCACCTGATGATCGCCAACCCGTTCCGCGGCGGCGGGCTCAGCAAGCTCTTCGCGACGCACCCGCCAATGCAGGACCGCATCAGCCGCCTGGAGCGGATGGCGGGCGGGCCGCTCAGCTGA
- a CDS encoding S8 family serine peptidase, producing the protein MDEDFVLLEGGVKVAEMMLSKYDREEREWTIPQGGEFWEAVRSARMLDRFGEGCRIAIIDGGFDASYPAIADQHLQFPTREDQPTAHGTVVALLVHEIAPRADLDLYPCAIGGKLEVRLVEEAITQCIADGVGVINLSLGKGISLAKAWRDTDVDSPTPDISDIDDWRRLFNIPDSPVGPAVRAALQSGVTVIASAGNHNDYVYIPAAMPGVAAVGFQIVQREIVDRVEIAESTPPSFLQSLGSDYLLEQPANVLGSSFACPLIAGFASLMKERELLSQYLRCARRSANASAAMAWLRSPTVKDLDFVRSLFRDALESAPHSHHKETIDDVSPCPECALFAAPAYIDFGLFLTETGDLGFAEQLLKTVRGFAPTNYHAAANLGITFACKAEAAKESNDMGRTRDYLHLAIDNMRDAVTLRPNYAPYMTRLNEFSRAEEDPMLWSLAP; encoded by the coding sequence GTGGATGAGGACTTTGTGCTGCTTGAGGGGGGAGTCAAAGTTGCCGAGATGATGTTATCTAAGTACGACCGCGAAGAACGCGAATGGACTATTCCACAAGGGGGAGAATTCTGGGAAGCGGTCCGTTCCGCACGCATGCTAGACCGCTTTGGAGAGGGCTGTCGCATCGCCATCATTGACGGAGGTTTCGATGCCTCTTATCCGGCTATTGCAGACCAGCACCTCCAGTTCCCGACGCGGGAAGACCAACCAACGGCGCACGGCACCGTCGTCGCTCTCTTAGTGCATGAGATCGCTCCCCGTGCAGACCTCGACCTCTACCCATGCGCTATAGGGGGCAAACTGGAAGTTCGGCTCGTAGAAGAGGCAATTACCCAGTGCATAGCGGATGGAGTCGGCGTTATCAACCTGAGCCTTGGCAAGGGCATTTCGTTAGCCAAGGCGTGGAGGGACACGGACGTAGACAGCCCCACTCCTGATATATCAGACATCGATGATTGGCGAAGACTGTTCAACATCCCCGATTCACCTGTGGGGCCTGCTGTGCGTGCAGCGCTGCAGTCGGGTGTCACGGTGATTGCCTCGGCCGGAAACCACAATGACTACGTATATATCCCGGCTGCAATGCCAGGCGTTGCCGCCGTGGGGTTTCAGATCGTTCAACGGGAGATCGTGGACCGTGTCGAAATCGCCGAATCCACGCCGCCGAGTTTCCTACAGTCGCTTGGCAGCGATTATCTTCTCGAACAGCCAGCAAACGTCCTGGGATCTAGCTTTGCTTGCCCTCTAATCGCTGGATTTGCCAGTTTGATGAAGGAACGGGAACTGCTTTCCCAGTATCTCCGTTGCGCCCGGCGGTCCGCTAACGCCAGCGCTGCCATGGCATGGCTTAGATCCCCGACCGTGAAGGACCTGGATTTCGTGCGATCCCTATTTCGGGATGCTCTGGAAAGCGCCCCACACTCTCACCACAAGGAAACAATTGACGACGTTTCGCCATGTCCAGAGTGTGCCCTTTTTGCGGCCCCAGCGTACATCGACTTCGGGTTGTTTCTCACGGAGACAGGTGACCTCGGCTTTGCCGAACAACTCTTGAAAACAGTTCGCGGTTTCGCTCCGACTAACTATCACGCGGCCGCCAATCTCGGAATCACCTTTGCATGCAAAGCTGAAGCTGCAAAGGAGTCGAATGACATGGGGCGAACCAGGGATTACTTGCATCTCGCCATCGATAATATGCGAGATGCGGTAACGCTCCGCCCGAACTATGCGCCGTATATGACGCGGCTTAACGAATTCTCCCGAGCTGAAGAAGACCCAATGCTCTGGTCTTTAGCTCCCTAA
- a CDS encoding histone-like nucleoid-structuring protein Lsr2, translated as MAKKTVVLLEDDIDGSEASQTVFFALDGSNYEIDLNDGHANELRDALNHFANAGRRLSGGRARRTDRKPSPQGGPDVKAVRQWAADNGIPVNTRGRIPAEVVEQYDAAH; from the coding sequence ATGGCAAAGAAGACAGTAGTGCTGCTTGAGGATGACATCGACGGCTCGGAAGCGAGTCAAACGGTATTTTTCGCCCTCGACGGCTCCAATTACGAGATTGACCTGAATGACGGTCACGCGAATGAACTACGTGATGCTCTCAACCATTTTGCTAATGCTGGCCGGAGACTCTCCGGCGGCCGGGCTCGCCGCACCGACCGCAAGCCGTCACCCCAAGGAGGCCCTGACGTTAAAGCTGTTCGCCAATGGGCGGCTGATAATGGCATCCCGGTAAATACCCGAGGTCGCATCCCGGCTGAGGTCGTCGAGCAGTACGATGCGGCCCACTAA
- a CDS encoding DUF6308 family protein, translating to MNEMLTVGGLEVEMSAAESWVARYVRTNSGLWSYPAYDSYPGSGTPQLAEQDLLAVALLNAHQKPITSYYTLVGLLPELNTRLTALGTAHSLVDADTDQLKNIAKPFGVLDDRKTPEVGLTKLSKVLHRKRPHLLPLYDRNIKHLDFQVGPTPRLSFVKGRSWEGYGKVWIEAVQQDLQSQRAKWRHLASLATDPAISPLRALDIVAWGLGETRNPPKELIGARPMQRPHMTTNSLGWPA from the coding sequence ATGAACGAGATGCTGACTGTTGGCGGACTGGAAGTTGAAATGAGCGCGGCCGAGAGCTGGGTGGCCCGATACGTGCGAACAAACTCAGGGCTTTGGTCGTACCCCGCATACGACAGTTATCCAGGGTCTGGCACCCCGCAGTTAGCCGAGCAAGATCTTTTGGCGGTTGCTCTTCTGAATGCACACCAAAAGCCAATCACCTCGTATTACACCCTGGTTGGGCTACTGCCGGAGCTCAACACCAGACTCACCGCGCTCGGCACTGCTCACTCCTTGGTGGATGCAGACACAGACCAACTCAAGAACATCGCTAAACCGTTCGGGGTACTCGACGATCGCAAAACTCCCGAGGTCGGACTAACAAAACTTTCGAAGGTCTTGCACCGCAAACGTCCCCACCTTCTCCCTCTTTACGACAGAAATATCAAGCACCTCGACTTCCAGGTTGGTCCCACCCCTCGCCTCTCCTTCGTGAAAGGCAGGAGCTGGGAGGGGTACGGGAAAGTCTGGATAGAAGCTGTGCAGCAGGATCTTCAAAGCCAGAGGGCAAAGTGGCGACATCTGGCAAGCCTCGCCACCGATCCCGCCATTTCTCCCTTGCGGGCCCTTGATATCGTCGCCTGGGGCTTAGGCGAAACGCGTAACCCCCCGAAGGAGCTGATCGGCGCCCGCCCTATGCAGAGGCCTCACATGACTACTAATTCCTTAGGTTGGCCCGCTTAG
- a CDS encoding helix-turn-helix domain-containing protein: protein MRMDPQVAPHELPITMPAVPDASSILGIGRSTAYSMLQDGTFPVRVLKVGKRYRVSRADLLDFLGETRVAKA from the coding sequence ATGCGGATGGACCCCCAAGTTGCGCCTCACGAATTGCCGATAACCATGCCTGCTGTACCCGATGCGAGTTCAATTCTTGGCATAGGGCGAAGCACTGCTTACTCCATGCTCCAGGATGGCACCTTCCCCGTTCGGGTTCTCAAAGTAGGCAAAAGGTACCGCGTAAGCAGGGCTGACCTTCTTGACTTCCTGGGCGAGACCCGGGTCGCAAAGGCGTGA
- a CDS encoding helix-turn-helix domain-containing protein, translating into MSDDALPKRPRFLTISQVAEELCVGLPTVRQLLETGELRGLQVGGRGLWRVATKDLEDYIERAYLMTAERIATGAVSDNGQVPDI; encoded by the coding sequence GTGAGTGATGATGCGTTGCCGAAGCGTCCTAGGTTTTTGACTATTTCGCAGGTTGCTGAGGAGCTGTGCGTTGGCCTGCCTACTGTTCGTCAGTTGTTGGAAACTGGGGAGTTGCGTGGTTTGCAGGTTGGGGGCCGGGGCTTGTGGCGTGTGGCTACTAAGGATCTTGAGGACTACATCGAGCGGGCTTACCTCATGACTGCTGAGCGCATAGCAACCGGCGCAGTGTCCGATAACGGACAGGTGCCCGACATTTGA
- a CDS encoding GNAT family N-acetyltransferase: MKFAVTPEPWDAEDGARLRSMQRAELDARYGSDDHEPGSVPSAEDITVFLVARNHEGTAVACGALRRLDAGSAEIKRMFVLPNHRGSGAATAVLRSLEAEAARLGLSELKLETGTAQPDAIRFYKREGYRLIDNFGPYAGEPLSVCYARSLAPAAADPSAAESTTAAVS, translated from the coding sequence ATGAAGTTCGCGGTCACCCCTGAGCCGTGGGACGCCGAGGACGGAGCGAGGCTCCGCAGCATGCAGCGGGCCGAACTGGATGCCCGCTACGGCAGCGACGACCACGAGCCGGGTTCCGTGCCCAGCGCCGAGGACATCACCGTGTTCCTTGTGGCCCGGAACCACGAGGGGACAGCCGTTGCCTGCGGCGCCCTGCGCCGGCTGGACGCCGGATCCGCGGAAATCAAGAGGATGTTCGTGCTGCCCAACCACCGCGGAAGCGGAGCCGCCACGGCGGTTTTGCGGAGCCTGGAAGCCGAGGCCGCCCGTCTGGGCCTGAGCGAGCTCAAGCTGGAAACCGGTACGGCCCAGCCCGACGCCATCCGCTTCTACAAGCGCGAGGGCTACCGCCTGATCGACAACTTCGGCCCGTACGCGGGCGAGCCGCTGTCCGTCTGCTACGCCCGCTCACTGGCGCCGGCGGCAGCAGATCCTTCAGCGGCGGAAAGTACGACGGCGGCCGTCAGCTGA